One window of Triticum dicoccoides isolate Atlit2015 ecotype Zavitan chromosome 5A, WEW_v2.0, whole genome shotgun sequence genomic DNA carries:
- the LOC119303668 gene encoding protochlorophyllide-dependent translocon component 52, chloroplastic-like: protein MDSLSLLVPRARPSLPLPLPLRAAAPATSSARAAAPAPRRWRQRARLSSPVSAVAAEAPSVPSPFGGEEKEKEEGQFDWLDQWYPLAPVCDLDPGAPHGKTVLGLRVVAWYDRAVDEWRVFDDACPHRLAPLSEGRIDDKGRLQCVYHGWCFDGRGACQFIPQAPALGPPVHKNSKACVASYPSVVQNNILWFYPRADEEHRDVLQRKRPPFIPEIDDPSFVTVYGVRDLPYGYDVLVENLMDPAHVPYAHKGLMGKLRKKEDPGRVEFDIEGGGPVKMKIEEANIAGFLSEQDNSGYFRYVAPCTFYGSPLPKEEKGEEKKKPPQFMLVFMCVPVSPGKSRVIWAFPRNVGVWLDKVIPRWYYHIGQNAILDSDIYLLHIEERNFAAAGVENWQKAVYVPTSSDNMVIAFRNWFRKHCKSQVGWAAPTIGQLPETPTKDKLMERYWSHVAQCRSCSAALKTMKALEVALQVASVAVVGFLAVAKGTLVTSVVQRAAVVSLAVLCFAASRWLASFIEKNFYFQDYVHAYK, encoded by the exons ATGGattccctctccctcctcgtccccCGCGCGCGCCCTTcgctcccgctcccgctcccgctccgcgccgccgccccggccaccagCAGCGCCAGAGCGGCGGCACCGGCCCCGCGACGGTGGCGGCAGCGCGCGCGGCTGTCGTCGCCGGTCTCGGCCGTGGCGGCAGAGGCGCCCTCGGTGCCGTCGCCGTTTGGTggcgaggagaaggagaaggaggaggggcagTTCGACTGGCTGGACCAGTGGTACCCGCTGGCCCCCGTGTGCGACCTGGACCCCGGCGCGCCGCACGGCAAGACGGTGCTGGGCCTCCGCGTGGTGGCCTGGTACGACCGCGCCGTGGACGAGTGGCGCGTGTTCGACGACGCCTGCCCGCACCGCCTGGCGCCGCTCTCCGAGGGCCGCATCGACGACAAGGGCCGCCTCCAGTGCGTCTACCACGGCTGGTGCTTCGACGGCCGCGGCGCCTGCCAGTTCATCCCACAGGCCCCCGCCCTCGGCCCACCT GTGCACAAGAACAGCAAGGCGTGCGTGGCGTCGTACCCGAGCGTGGTGCAGAACAACATCCTGTGGTTCTACCCGAGGGCCGACGAGGAGCACCGGGACGTGTTGCAGAGGAAGCGCCCGCCATTCATCCCGGAGATCGACGACCCCTCCTTCGTCACCGTCTACGGCGTCAGGGACCTCCCCTACGG CTACGATGTGCTGGTGGAGAACCTCATGGACCCTGCCCACGTCCCCTACGCGCACAAGGGGCTGATGGGCAAGCTTCGCAAGAAGGAAGATCCCGGAAG AGTTGAGTTCGACATCGAAGGCGGAGGGCCAGTGAAGATGAAGATAGAGGAGGCGAACATCGCCGGGTTCCTGTCGGAGCAGGACAATAGCGGATACTTCCGGTACGTCGCGCCGTGCACCTTCTACGGCTCGCCCCTCCCCAAAGAGGAAAAGGGAGAG GAGAAGAAGAAGCCGCCTCAGTTCATGCTGGTGTTCATGTGCGTCCCGGTGTCTCCAGGGAAAAGCAGGGTGATCTGGGCGTTCCCGAGGAACGTCGGCGTCTGGCTCGACAAGGTCATACCGCGGTGGTACTACCACATCGGCCAGAACGCCATCCTGGACTCAGACATCTACCTGCTCCATATCGAG GAGCGCAACTTTGCCGCGGCGGGTGTTGAAAACTGGCAGAAAGCCGTGTACGTGCCGACGTCGTCGGACAACATGGTGATCGCCTTCAGGAACTGGTTCAGAAAGCACTGCAAGAGCCAGGTCGGCTGGGCCGCCCCAACAATAGGTCAGCTACCAGAGACTCCAACCAAAGACAAGCTCATGGAGAG GTACTGGTCACACGTCGCGCAGTGCAGGAGCTGCAGCGCggcgctgaagaccatgaaggcattGGAGGTTGCCCTTCAGGTCGCGTCGGTGGCTGTCGTCGGGTTCCTCGCCGTCGCCAAGGGGACGCTGGTGACGTCGGTCGTGCAGAGAGCCGCCGTCGTGTCCTTGGCCGTGCTGTGCTTCGCTGCATCCCGCTGGCTCGCGAGCTTCATCGAGAAGAATTTCTATTTCCAGGATTACGTCCATGCCTACAAGTGA
- the LOC119303669 gene encoding elongation factor P-like isoform X1: MQILRRNLLEASRRLSSLLHSPPPAAHAHAHAVATLSAARRDPSTGSLATTPWAATQRRGAKMLGSDVKLGNVIQRKGRIYQVIKSHHSHQGRGGATIQVELRDVDTGNKIVERFRTDEALERVFVEDKPFTYLYQEGDNVALMEPNTFEQLEVSKELFGKNAAYLKDEMKVTLQFFDGRALSGSVPPRVTCTVVEAQPNAKGLTATPQYKRVLLDNGLTVLAPPFVEVGENIIVSTVDDSYMTRA; this comes from the exons ATGCAGATCCTCCGTCGGAACCTTCTCGAAGCTTCCCGccgcctctcctccctcctccactcTCCACCTCCCGCCGCCCACGCACACGCCCATGCCGTCGCCACCCTCTCCGCCGCCCGGCGGGACCCGTCCACCGGCTCCCTCGCCACCACGCCGTGGGCCGCCACGCAGCGCCGCGGCGCGAAGATGCTCGGCTCCGAC GTGAAACTTGGAAATGTGATACAGAGAAAAG GCCGCATTTATCAG GTGATAAAATCGCATCATTCACACCAAGGAAGAGGAGGAGCCACAATACAG GTGGAACTGAGGGATGTTGACACTGGTAACAAAATAGTTGAAAGATTTCGTACCGACGAGGCTCTTGAGA GAGTTTTTGTTGAGGATAAGCCTTTCACATATCTGTATCAGGAAGGAGACAACGTGGCACTTATGGA GCCTAACACGTTTGAGCAACTCGAGGTTTCAAAGGAACTGTTTGGCAAAAACGCTGCATATCTGAAAG ATGAGATGAAGGTAACTCTACAATTTTTTGATGGCCGAGCGTTGTCTGGCTCAGTGCCTCCTCGTGTGACTTGCACTGTTGTTGAAGCACAGCCTAATGCAAAAGGCCTAACTGCTACACCTCA ATATAAGAGGGTCTTGCTGGATAATGGCCTTACAGTACTT GCCCCGCCTTTTGTTGAAGTGGGTGAGAACATCATTGTTAGTACTGTGGATGATTCATATATGACTAG GGCCTAA
- the LOC119303669 gene encoding elongation factor P-like isoform X2: MQILRRNLLEASRRLSSLLHSPPPAAHAHAHAVATLSAARRDPSTGSLATTPWAATQRRGAKMLGSDVKLGNVIQRKGRIYQVIKSHHSHQGRGGATIQVELRDVDTGNKIVERFRTDEALERVFVEDKPFTYLYQEGDNVALMEPNTFEQLEVSKELFGKNAAYLKDEMKVTLQFFDGRALSGSVPPRVTCTVVEAQPNAKGLTATPQYKRVLLDNGLTVLAPPFVEVGENIIVSTVDDSYMTR, translated from the exons ATGCAGATCCTCCGTCGGAACCTTCTCGAAGCTTCCCGccgcctctcctccctcctccactcTCCACCTCCCGCCGCCCACGCACACGCCCATGCCGTCGCCACCCTCTCCGCCGCCCGGCGGGACCCGTCCACCGGCTCCCTCGCCACCACGCCGTGGGCCGCCACGCAGCGCCGCGGCGCGAAGATGCTCGGCTCCGAC GTGAAACTTGGAAATGTGATACAGAGAAAAG GCCGCATTTATCAG GTGATAAAATCGCATCATTCACACCAAGGAAGAGGAGGAGCCACAATACAG GTGGAACTGAGGGATGTTGACACTGGTAACAAAATAGTTGAAAGATTTCGTACCGACGAGGCTCTTGAGA GAGTTTTTGTTGAGGATAAGCCTTTCACATATCTGTATCAGGAAGGAGACAACGTGGCACTTATGGA GCCTAACACGTTTGAGCAACTCGAGGTTTCAAAGGAACTGTTTGGCAAAAACGCTGCATATCTGAAAG ATGAGATGAAGGTAACTCTACAATTTTTTGATGGCCGAGCGTTGTCTGGCTCAGTGCCTCCTCGTGTGACTTGCACTGTTGTTGAAGCACAGCCTAATGCAAAAGGCCTAACTGCTACACCTCA ATATAAGAGGGTCTTGCTGGATAATGGCCTTACAGTACTT GCCCCGCCTTTTGTTGAAGTGGGTGAGAACATCATTGTTAGTACTGTGGATGATTCATATATGACTAGGTAA